In Microcoleus sp. bin38.metabat.b11b12b14.051, a single genomic region encodes these proteins:
- a CDS encoding chlorophyll A-B binding protein gives MQEQKRNAWDWGFSAGAENWNGRLAMIGFSAAVIIELVSGQGLLHFWGLI, from the coding sequence ATGCAAGAACAAAAACGCAATGCTTGGGACTGGGGCTTCAGCGCAGGAGCTGAAAATTGGAACGGTCGTTTAGCAATGATTGGTTTCTCTGCCGCTGTCATCATTGAATTGGTTTCTGGTCAAGGTTTGCTTCACTTCTGGGGCCTGATCTAA
- a CDS encoding DNA topoisomerase (ATP-hydrolyzing) subunit A: MAKQLNLLSGQVISTALHAEMQQSYLEYAMSVIVGRALPDVRDGLKPVHRRILYAMHELGLTPDRPYRKCARVVGDVLGKYHPHGDQSVYDALVRMVQEFSSRYPLLAGHGNFGSVDNDPAAAMRYTETRLAPIAHEAMLTQVGDATVDFTANFDSSQQEPTALPAQLPFLVLNGCSGIAVGMATNIPPHNLGEVVDGLIALIENPDLSDQKLLELIPGPDFPTGGEIVASEGIFDAYTKGRGSIAVRGVAGVEEVPGNRKVRTKTAIVVTEFPFQVNKAGWIEKVAELVNAGRLDGIADLRDESDRDGIRVVIELKREFTPEAVLARLYQQTDLQTNFGAILLAIVNGQPRQLTLRQLLQEFLNFREVTLTRRYNYELQAAERRCHIVQGLMLALTNLDTAIDILRNSPDGTTAKQTFQVRLDLSESQADAILAMPMRRLTGLERQNLQSEFDELMANIQELQRLLSDRRELLKALKKEFRSLKRKYADPRRTKFAKGAGGEGKAEPQVSSKKNSGVKPLLPATIQTNLLPVVEPEETIVEFTHKQYVRRTPAGERARSKSREKSVPALEKNDDFIVTANLTKTDRTLVVLTPNGKAYPLKVADIPSSQKDRGTPIVGLLSPSATKESAGRAFSEITIAHFVLPESSEAADLVTLTQQGKIKRLPMQEFADLTNRGITVVKLKEDDRLRTASLSKVGDQVAVATSGGRVLRFDVDDEQLPPMGRTAQGSQVTRLRKQEQLVGCITIDPEDSLVLFSELGWAKRMPAGSVRLTNRGEIGTQAFRFAEPKDALVGLLSAVPGTDVKLFTNSGRWLRSTTDAIAFWGKDAPGDRVFDLNPGERIIKVISSQ, from the coding sequence ATGGCTAAACAACTCAACCTACTTTCCGGGCAAGTAATTTCTACGGCTCTGCACGCCGAGATGCAGCAATCGTACCTCGAATATGCCATGAGTGTGATTGTCGGGCGAGCTTTGCCTGATGTCCGCGACGGTTTAAAACCTGTTCACCGTCGAATTTTATACGCGATGCACGAACTCGGTTTGACGCCAGACAGACCTTACCGCAAGTGCGCCCGGGTAGTGGGAGATGTTTTGGGAAAATATCACCCCCATGGCGACCAATCAGTTTACGACGCTCTGGTGCGAATGGTTCAGGAGTTTTCGAGCCGCTATCCTTTGCTAGCAGGTCACGGTAATTTCGGCTCGGTGGACAATGACCCGGCTGCTGCGATGCGTTACACGGAAACTAGGCTGGCACCGATCGCCCACGAAGCTATGCTAACCCAAGTCGGTGACGCAACTGTTGATTTTACTGCCAACTTTGACAGTTCCCAGCAGGAACCGACGGCGCTACCGGCTCAGTTGCCGTTTTTGGTACTCAACGGCTGTAGCGGCATTGCTGTGGGCATGGCAACCAATATCCCGCCACACAATTTGGGCGAGGTGGTAGATGGTTTAATTGCTTTGATTGAAAACCCGGATCTCTCAGATCAGAAGTTGCTGGAACTGATTCCCGGCCCAGATTTCCCCACCGGAGGGGAAATTGTCGCCTCTGAGGGCATTTTTGATGCCTATACTAAGGGTCGAGGCAGCATTGCGGTCAGGGGTGTGGCAGGGGTGGAAGAAGTGCCTGGAAATCGCAAGGTGCGGACTAAAACGGCGATCGTCGTGACGGAATTTCCGTTTCAAGTCAATAAGGCGGGTTGGATTGAAAAGGTCGCAGAGTTGGTGAATGCCGGTCGCCTCGACGGTATTGCAGATTTGCGCGATGAGAGCGATCGCGACGGCATTCGAGTTGTAATTGAACTCAAGCGGGAATTTACCCCTGAAGCGGTTCTGGCTCGACTTTACCAACAAACTGACCTGCAAACAAATTTTGGTGCAATTTTGCTGGCAATTGTGAACGGTCAACCCCGACAGTTGACCCTCAGACAGTTATTGCAGGAATTTCTGAATTTCCGAGAAGTGACTCTTACCCGCCGCTACAATTACGAGTTGCAGGCGGCAGAACGTCGCTGTCATATTGTCCAAGGCTTAATGTTGGCTTTGACAAATCTTGATACTGCGATCGACATTCTGAGAAATTCTCCTGACGGCACTACTGCTAAGCAAACTTTCCAAGTTCGCCTCGATTTGAGCGAAAGTCAAGCTGATGCGATTTTGGCGATGCCGATGCGCCGGTTGACTGGTTTGGAAAGGCAAAATTTGCAATCCGAGTTTGATGAGTTGATGGCAAACATTCAAGAATTGCAGCGGTTGTTGAGCGACAGGCGCGAACTCTTGAAGGCTTTGAAAAAGGAATTTCGCTCGCTCAAACGTAAGTACGCTGACCCGCGCCGCACAAAATTCGCCAAGGGTGCAGGAGGTGAGGGAAAAGCCGAACCGCAAGTTTCTAGTAAGAAAAACTCTGGTGTCAAGCCGTTGTTGCCGGCAACGATTCAGACTAACTTATTGCCTGTTGTAGAACCAGAGGAAACTATTGTTGAATTTACGCACAAGCAGTACGTGCGCCGCACGCCTGCGGGGGAACGCGCGCGCTCGAAAAGTCGCGAAAAGTCGGTTCCAGCTTTAGAAAAAAATGATGATTTTATTGTGACGGCAAACCTGACGAAAACCGATCGCACTTTGGTCGTCCTCACTCCTAATGGCAAAGCTTACCCTCTGAAAGTGGCCGATATTCCTAGCAGCCAAAAAGACCGCGGCACGCCGATTGTCGGTTTGTTGTCGCCGAGTGCTACTAAAGAAAGTGCAGGCCGCGCTTTTTCAGAAATCACGATCGCACACTTTGTTTTGCCCGAAAGTTCCGAAGCCGCAGATTTGGTAACTCTGACTCAGCAAGGGAAAATTAAGCGCTTGCCGATGCAGGAATTTGCTGATTTGACTAATCGCGGCATTACCGTTGTTAAACTCAAGGAGGACGATCGGCTCCGCACTGCTAGTCTGAGCAAAGTTGGCGACCAAGTAGCCGTCGCAACTTCTGGAGGCCGAGTCCTGCGATTTGATGTCGATGACGAACAACTCCCGCCCATGGGCCGCACCGCCCAGGGGTCTCAAGTAACGAGATTGCGGAAGCAGGAACAGTTGGTAGGCTGCATCACTATCGACCCGGAAGACAGTCTGGTGCTATTTTCGGAGTTGGGTTGGGCAAAACGAATGCCTGCCGGTTCTGTTAGGCTGACTAACCGCGGCGAAATTGGTACTCAAGCTTTTCGCTTCGCTGAACCTAAGGATGCTTTAGTTGGCTTGCTGTCGGCTGTTCCGGGTACGGATGTTAAACTTTTTACTAATTCTGGTCGCTGGCTGCGATCGACTACTGATGCTATAGCTTTTTGGGGGAAAGATGCTCCGGGCGATCGGGTTTTTGACCTCAATCCCGGTGAAAGAATTATCAAGGTTATTAGCAGTCAATAG
- a CDS encoding DNA-directed RNA polymerase subunit beta'': MSNYNSRNTNYTYQPKKMTEKKEIVFRNRVVDKGQLKKLISWSFMNYGTARTAQMADKLKDLGFRFATRAGVSISVDDLQVPPIKRQLLEAAEEEIRITEQKYTRGEITEVERFQKVIDTWNSTSEDLKDEVVKNFRATDPLNSVYMMAFSGARGNISQVRQLVGMRGLMADPQGEIIDLPIKTNFREGLTVTEYIISSYGARKGLVDTALRTADSGYLTRRLVDVSQDVIVREVDCGTQRGIRVRPMTDGATVLIPLKDRLLGRVFAQDAVHPKTGEIVSYGSEKAVRNQPITEELAGEIGKAGVAEVYLRSPLTCEATRSVCQCCYGWSLAHSKMVDMGEAIGIIAAQSIGEPGTQLTMRTFHTGGVFTGEVAKQERAPFPGTAKFKNLRTRAFRTRHGEEALVAENNGKLVLEGDGYEEGKSGAKNQKLKVEFAIAQGSTVMVKDGQHAITSQILAEVPIIGRAARKTTEKVTTDVASDLAGEAKFADLVPEEKTDRQGNTTRTASRGGLIWILSGEVYNLPPGAEPAVKNGSRIAAESVIAETKLISEHGGVVRIADEREIEIITAQVLLDQAIVRAESAGGREHYVIETSSNQRFSLKTAPGSKVINGEVVAELLDDSYRTATGGIVKYAGVEVHKRGKAKLGYEVVKGGTLLWIPEECHEVNKDISLLLVEDGQYVEAGTEVVKDIFCQTSGAVEVTQKNDILREIVIKPGTLHAVDRPPLTLGEGQIVNAGQEIEPGLIAEELGYAEYIETPEGPALLLRPVIEFPVPDKPPVPSQTALNESIALKAVQRLPYKDGERVKSVEGLELLRTQLILEIGSGAPQLAADIELLPDESDTDDEFAETEAADAANSDLALVEGQGDRTSKAFRLQLVILESLVIRRDVSADPTQGSTHTRLLVEDGQSIAPGAVVARTEILCKEAGIVRGIREGQGEPVRRLLVMRSADSISVSVASTPEVSPGQLLVAGTEVAPGVILEESGQVVKVTPASDTEPAQILLRVARPYRVSAGAVLHVDDGDLVQRGDNLVILVFERAKTGDIIQGLPRIEELLEGRKPKEACILAKRPGTAQVAVDDDIVELAVVEDDGRIEQYPLLPGQNPIVSDGQRVGVAEALTDGPANPHEILEVFFQVLKERQPTFEAALESFQQVQTFLVNEVQSVYQSQGVDISDKHIEVIVRQMTNKVRMEDGGDTTMLPGELVELRQVEQVNEAMSITGGAPADYTPVLLGITKASLNTDSFISAASFQETTRVLTEAAIEGKSDWLRGLKENVIIGRLIPAGTGFNAYEDASVQDAGFDGAVFDDELQDLQEDVVLDDRTARRKYTIESAFEIDRTPEIESEEDFEEVEVDDDDFVGLAEEDSLGAGADDDDDIDYDFDEDED, from the coding sequence ATTAGCAATTACAACAGCAGAAATACCAATTACACTTACCAGCCCAAAAAAATGACAGAAAAAAAAGAAATTGTTTTTCGCAATCGAGTTGTTGACAAAGGTCAGCTCAAAAAATTAATCTCTTGGTCTTTCATGAACTATGGAACGGCCCGCACGGCGCAAATGGCAGACAAACTCAAAGACTTGGGTTTCCGCTTTGCAACCAGAGCAGGAGTTTCAATTAGTGTAGACGACCTGCAAGTACCGCCCATCAAACGACAACTGCTCGAAGCAGCCGAAGAAGAAATCCGAATCACCGAACAGAAATACACCAGAGGCGAAATCACCGAAGTCGAACGCTTTCAGAAAGTAATCGACACCTGGAACAGCACCTCAGAAGACCTCAAAGACGAAGTAGTCAAAAACTTCCGAGCCACAGACCCCCTCAACTCGGTATATATGATGGCCTTCTCCGGCGCCCGGGGCAACATCTCCCAAGTGCGGCAACTCGTCGGAATGCGCGGATTGATGGCAGACCCCCAAGGCGAAATCATCGACTTGCCAATTAAAACCAACTTCCGCGAAGGACTCACCGTCACCGAATACATCATCTCCTCCTACGGCGCGCGCAAAGGCCTCGTAGACACCGCCCTCCGCACCGCCGACTCCGGCTACCTCACGCGCCGCTTAGTAGACGTATCCCAAGACGTAATCGTGCGGGAAGTAGACTGCGGCACCCAGCGCGGAATTCGCGTCCGCCCCATGACCGACGGCGCAACCGTGCTGATTCCCCTCAAAGACCGCCTTCTGGGCCGCGTATTTGCCCAAGACGCGGTGCACCCCAAAACAGGCGAAATCGTATCCTACGGCAGCGAAAAAGCCGTCCGCAACCAGCCAATTACCGAAGAACTCGCAGGCGAAATCGGCAAAGCCGGAGTCGCAGAAGTCTACCTGCGATCGCCCCTCACCTGCGAAGCCACCCGTTCCGTCTGCCAGTGCTGTTACGGCTGGAGCCTCGCCCACTCCAAAATGGTAGACATGGGAGAAGCCATCGGGATTATCGCCGCTCAGTCGATCGGCGAACCCGGAACCCAGCTCACCATGCGAACCTTCCACACAGGCGGCGTATTTACCGGAGAAGTCGCCAAACAAGAACGCGCACCATTTCCCGGCACCGCCAAATTCAAAAACCTCCGCACCCGCGCCTTCCGCACCAGACACGGCGAAGAAGCCCTCGTCGCCGAAAACAACGGCAAACTCGTACTCGAGGGCGACGGCTATGAAGAAGGCAAATCCGGCGCCAAAAATCAGAAACTCAAAGTAGAATTCGCGATCGCCCAAGGCTCAACAGTCATGGTCAAAGACGGACAGCACGCCATCACCAGTCAAATCCTCGCCGAAGTCCCCATCATCGGCCGCGCCGCCCGCAAAACCACAGAAAAAGTCACCACCGACGTAGCCTCCGACCTCGCCGGCGAAGCCAAATTTGCCGACCTCGTACCCGAAGAAAAAACCGACCGCCAAGGCAACACCACCCGCACCGCCAGCCGGGGCGGGCTGATTTGGATACTCTCCGGCGAAGTCTACAACCTGCCCCCCGGCGCCGAACCGGCCGTCAAAAACGGCTCCCGCATCGCCGCCGAAAGCGTCATCGCCGAAACCAAACTGATCTCAGAACACGGCGGCGTCGTCCGCATCGCCGACGAACGCGAAATCGAAATCATCACCGCCCAAGTCCTGCTCGACCAAGCGATCGTCCGTGCCGAAAGCGCCGGTGGCCGCGAACACTACGTCATCGAAACCTCCTCCAACCAGCGGTTCTCCCTCAAAACCGCCCCCGGCAGCAAAGTCATCAACGGCGAAGTAGTCGCCGAACTCCTCGACGACAGCTACCGCACCGCCACCGGAGGCATCGTCAAATACGCCGGAGTCGAAGTCCACAAACGCGGCAAAGCCAAACTCGGCTACGAAGTCGTCAAAGGCGGCACCCTGCTGTGGATTCCCGAAGAATGCCACGAAGTCAACAAAGACATCTCCCTGCTCCTAGTCGAAGACGGCCAATACGTCGAAGCCGGAACCGAAGTCGTCAAAGACATCTTCTGCCAAACCAGCGGCGCCGTAGAAGTCACCCAGAAAAACGACATCCTCCGCGAAATCGTCATCAAACCCGGAACCCTCCACGCCGTCGATCGCCCCCCGCTCACCCTAGGCGAAGGACAAATAGTCAACGCCGGTCAAGAAATCGAACCAGGCTTAATTGCCGAAGAATTGGGCTACGCCGAATACATCGAAACCCCCGAAGGCCCAGCCCTACTGCTGCGCCCCGTTATCGAATTCCCAGTCCCCGACAAACCGCCCGTACCTTCCCAGACAGCCCTCAACGAATCGATCGCCCTCAAAGCAGTCCAGCGCCTCCCCTACAAAGACGGAGAGCGCGTCAAATCCGTCGAAGGACTCGAACTGCTGCGGACTCAGCTCATTCTCGAAATCGGCTCCGGAGCCCCCCAACTAGCAGCAGACATCGAACTGTTGCCCGACGAATCCGACACCGACGACGAATTCGCCGAAACTGAAGCAGCCGATGCAGCCAACAGCGATCTAGCATTAGTCGAAGGCCAGGGCGATCGCACCTCCAAAGCCTTCCGCTTGCAGCTAGTAATCCTGGAATCGCTAGTCATCCGCCGCGACGTATCCGCAGACCCCACCCAAGGCAGCACCCACACCAGACTTTTGGTAGAAGACGGACAGTCGATCGCCCCAGGCGCAGTCGTAGCCCGCACCGAAATCCTCTGCAAAGAAGCAGGCATCGTCCGCGGCATCCGCGAAGGACAAGGCGAACCCGTCCGCAGGCTCCTAGTCATGCGCTCCGCCGACTCCATCTCTGTTTCCGTCGCCAGCACCCCAGAAGTCAGCCCAGGTCAGCTCCTAGTAGCCGGAACCGAAGTCGCCCCCGGCGTCATCCTCGAAGAATCCGGTCAAGTCGTCAAAGTCACGCCCGCATCCGACACCGAACCCGCCCAAATCCTGCTGCGAGTAGCCCGCCCCTACCGCGTCTCCGCCGGAGCCGTACTCCACGTAGACGACGGCGACCTCGTACAGCGCGGAGACAACCTCGTCATCCTCGTCTTCGAGCGCGCCAAAACCGGAGACATCATCCAAGGCCTACCGCGGATTGAAGAACTCCTCGAAGGACGCAAGCCAAAAGAAGCCTGCATTCTCGCCAAACGCCCCGGCACCGCTCAAGTCGCTGTAGATGACGACATTGTAGAACTCGCCGTAGTCGAAGACGACGGCCGCATCGAGCAATATCCCTTGTTACCCGGTCAAAACCCCATCGTCTCCGACGGACAGCGCGTCGGCGTCGCCGAAGCCTTAACCGACGGCCCCGCCAACCCCCACGAAATTCTCGAAGTATTCTTCCAAGTTCTCAAAGAACGCCAGCCTACCTTCGAGGCAGCCTTGGAGAGCTTCCAGCAAGTGCAGACCTTTTTAGTCAACGAAGTGCAATCCGTCTATCAGTCTCAAGGCGTAGATATTTCCGACAAACACATCGAAGTGATTGTCCGCCAGATGACCAACAAAGTCCGCATGGAGGACGGCGGCGACACCACCATGCTCCCGGGCGAGTTAGTCGAACTGCGACAAGTCGAACAAGTCAACGAAGCCATGTCCATCACCGGCGGCGCACCCGCCGACTACACCCCCGTACTGCTGGGCATTACCAAAGCATCACTCAATACCGACAGCTTCATTTCCGCAGCTTCCTTCCAAGAAACGACTCGGGTACTCACCGAAGCTGCGATCGAAGGCAAATCCGACTGGCTGCGCGGCCTCAAAGAAAACGTGATCATCGGCCGCCTGATTCCCGCCGGCACCGGATTCAACGCCTACGAAGATGCCAGCGTCCAGGATGCCGGTTTTGACGGTGCCGTCTTTGACGACGAGCTCCAAGATTTGCAAGAAGATGTCGTGTTGGACGATCGCACAGCCCGCCGCAAGTATACGATCGAAAGCGCTTTCGAGATCGACCGCACCCCTGAAATTGAGTCCGAAGAGGATTTTGAGGAAGTTGAGGTTGATGACGACGATTTTGTCGGCTTGGCTGAGGAGGATTCTTTGGGGGCCGGCGCTGACGATGACGACGATATCGATTATGACTTCGATGAGGACGAGGACTAA
- the rpoD gene encoding RNA polymerase sigma factor RpoD, producing the protein MIQANSVLETKIKPQMETIDLLRNAESVLPESELELFIDEEDDREDFLDSSSEEDDTKGGKGAKARRRAQAKKKHYTEDSIRLYLQEIGRIRLLRADEEIELARKIADLLELERVREQLLEELDREPKDNEWATAVDMALPAFRHRLHVGRRAKEKMVQSNLRLVVSIAKKYMNRGLSFQDLIQEGSLGLIRAAEKFDHEKGYKFSTYATWWIRQAITRAIADQSRTIRLPVHLYETISRIKKTTKLLSQEMGRKPTEEEIATRMEMTIEKLRFIAKSAQLPISLETPIGKEEDSRLGDFIESDGETPEDQVSKNLLREDLESVLDTLSPRERDVLRLRYGLDDGRMKTLEEIGQIFNVTRERIRQIEAKALRKLRHPNRNSILKEYIR; encoded by the coding sequence ATGATCCAGGCTAACAGCGTACTCGAAACCAAAATCAAACCCCAAATGGAAACAATCGATTTGCTTCGGAACGCCGAAAGCGTTCTACCCGAGAGTGAGTTGGAACTCTTTATCGACGAAGAAGACGATCGAGAAGATTTTTTAGACAGTTCCTCCGAGGAAGACGACACTAAAGGTGGGAAAGGCGCTAAAGCCCGCCGTCGGGCTCAGGCCAAGAAAAAGCATTATACAGAAGACTCTATTCGTCTTTACTTGCAAGAAATCGGTCGCATTCGACTGCTGCGAGCAGATGAAGAGATTGAACTCGCACGCAAAATTGCGGATTTGCTCGAATTAGAGCGAGTTCGAGAACAACTGCTCGAAGAGTTAGACCGCGAACCCAAAGATAATGAGTGGGCTACTGCTGTAGATATGGCACTACCAGCATTTCGCCACCGACTCCACGTCGGGCGGCGGGCCAAGGAGAAGATGGTACAGTCAAACCTGCGTTTAGTGGTGTCGATCGCCAAAAAATACATGAATCGCGGTTTGTCGTTCCAAGATTTAATTCAGGAAGGCTCTTTAGGCTTGATCCGTGCCGCTGAAAAATTCGATCACGAAAAAGGCTACAAGTTTTCCACCTACGCAACTTGGTGGATACGTCAAGCCATCACCAGGGCTATAGCCGACCAATCGCGTACCATCCGCCTGCCGGTTCACCTTTACGAAACCATCTCGCGGATCAAGAAAACTACCAAACTGCTGTCTCAGGAAATGGGTCGCAAGCCTACGGAAGAAGAAATTGCTACCCGGATGGAGATGACGATCGAGAAGTTGCGCTTCATCGCCAAATCTGCACAATTGCCAATCTCTCTCGAAACTCCGATCGGCAAAGAAGAAGACTCACGTCTGGGAGACTTTATTGAATCTGACGGGGAAACGCCAGAAGATCAAGTCTCAAAAAACTTGCTCAGAGAAGATTTGGAAAGTGTTTTGGACACTCTCAGCCCCCGAGAACGGGATGTACTGCGGTTGCGCTACGGTTTAGACGACGGACGGATGAAGACCTTAGAGGAAATCGGTCAAATCTTTAACGTCACTCGCGAGAGAATTCGTCAAATCGAAGCTAAAGCGCTGCGGAAGTTGCGCCATCCCAACCGCAACAGCATCTTAAAAGAATATATCCGCTAG
- a CDS encoding response regulator: MKTVLIVEDDLVNARVFSKILTKRGGLAVKHTENVEEVMQIAASGEADLILMDVSLSRSVYQGKAVDGIKITQLLKADPLTASLPIILVTAHAMAGDRETFLDQSGADGYISKPVVDHQEFVDRIKALLP; this comes from the coding sequence ATGAAAACCGTTCTGATTGTAGAGGACGATTTGGTTAATGCTCGGGTTTTTTCCAAAATACTGACTAAGCGGGGTGGCTTAGCCGTGAAGCATACGGAAAACGTGGAAGAAGTAATGCAGATTGCAGCATCCGGCGAAGCCGATTTGATATTAATGGACGTGTCTCTTTCGCGGAGCGTGTACCAGGGAAAAGCCGTAGACGGCATCAAGATTACCCAACTGCTGAAAGCAGACCCGCTAACAGCCTCGCTGCCGATTATTTTGGTAACTGCTCACGCGATGGCTGGCGATCGAGAAACCTTCCTAGATCAAAGCGGTGCAGACGGTTACATTTCCAAACCTGTAGTAGATCATCAAGAGTTTGTCGATCGGATCAAAGCTTTGCTACCCTAA
- a CDS encoding ATP-binding cassette domain-containing protein — protein MPQVVLENIYKSFPLRQGEQGKVANSVGESVSTETPSSSSNTVLRRINLTVLDGEFMVLVGPSGCGKSTLLRSIAGLEVLTAGNIWIGDRLLNDLPPKDRNIAMVFQNYALYPHLSVYDNLAFGLRRSQKEEVRGKSEEGRGNKEEVRGKSEEVRGKSAEGRRNKEEETETEKARREKAEQIKNKIEEVINYLASHVNQEQLYSSWQDFLVGATRKFPPGLRYFSEREKAVGARVLKVAELLQIEPLLHRLPKQLSGGQKQRVALGRAMARNPEVFLMDEPLSNLDAKLRAETRSQIVQLQRQLGTTTIYVTHDQTEAMTMGDRIAIMNAGQLQQVAQPLELYNKPANLFVAEFIGSPPMNFLPVQLTAPLLISHPLFRFTLPDIWAKNLQRYDGKKLILGIRPEHLSINPPATKNLSVQVELVEALGHETYLRVCLTDAPAVRMQVRVPPERSIRVGEELWLAIAHDKIHLFDPDTELAIFPR, from the coding sequence ATGCCGCAAGTTGTATTAGAAAATATATACAAAAGTTTTCCCCTCCGCCAAGGAGAACAGGGAAAAGTAGCAAATAGCGTCGGAGAAAGTGTCTCGACAGAGACTCCTAGCTCTTCGTCTAACACTGTTTTGCGACGGATTAACCTGACCGTTCTCGACGGGGAATTCATGGTGTTGGTGGGGCCTTCTGGCTGCGGAAAAAGCACTTTGCTGCGATCGATCGCCGGTTTGGAAGTTTTGACAGCCGGTAATATCTGGATTGGCGATCGCCTGCTTAATGATTTGCCTCCTAAAGACCGCAATATCGCTATGGTATTTCAAAATTATGCTCTCTACCCTCACTTAAGTGTTTACGACAATCTCGCCTTTGGATTGCGCCGCTCACAAAAGGAAGAAGTCCGAGGGAAGTCGGAAGAGGGAAGAGGGAATAAGGAAGAAGTCCGAGGGAAGTCGGAAGAAGTCCGAGGAAAGTCGGCAGAAGGAAGAAGGAATAAGGAAGAAGAGACAGAGACAGAAAAAGCAAGAAGGGAGAAGGCAGAACAAATCAAAAATAAGATAGAAGAGGTTATTAATTATTTAGCTTCTCATGTAAACCAGGAGCAATTATATAGTTCGTGGCAGGATTTTTTGGTGGGAGCAACTCGCAAATTTCCTCCTGGTTTGCGCTATTTTTCGGAACGGGAAAAGGCGGTAGGAGCAAGAGTCCTGAAGGTGGCTGAATTATTGCAAATAGAACCGCTTTTACATCGCTTGCCGAAACAACTTTCGGGAGGGCAAAAGCAGCGTGTAGCTTTGGGTAGGGCGATGGCTCGCAATCCTGAGGTGTTTTTGATGGACGAACCGCTATCGAATCTTGATGCTAAGTTGAGGGCGGAAACTCGATCGCAAATTGTGCAGTTGCAGCGACAGTTGGGAACTACTACTATTTATGTGACTCACGACCAAACCGAAGCGATGACTATGGGCGATCGCATTGCGATTATGAATGCCGGTCAGCTTCAGCAAGTCGCTCAACCTCTAGAGCTTTACAACAAACCTGCTAATTTGTTTGTGGCTGAGTTTATCGGTTCTCCGCCGATGAATTTTTTACCCGTGCAGTTGACAGCTCCGCTGTTGATTTCTCACCCGCTATTTCGCTTTACTTTGCCGGATATTTGGGCGAAAAATCTACAACGATACGACGGGAAAAAGCTGATTTTGGGCATCCGCCCCGAGCATCTGAGCATTAACCCTCCTGCTACCAAAAATCTGTCGGTACAAGTGGAACTTGTCGAGGCTTTGGGACATGAAACTTATTTGCGGGTGTGTTTGACTGATGCTCCCGCCGTGCGGATGCAGGTGCGGGTTCCTCCTGAGCGATCGATCCGTGTTGGTGAGGAGCTTTGGCTGGCGATCGCCCATGACAAGATTCACTTGTTCGATCCTGATACCGAATTGGCGATTTTTCCTCGGTAG